Below is a genomic region from Rhodohalobacter sp. 614A.
GAGCATCCATAATTTGTTTGGCCAGTTTTTGAACTCTTAGATCTTCAATACCGGCTCGTTCACTGGTCAGAATTGCAATGGAATGATGCGGAATCATGCCCTCCATATAATCCGTGTCATCAATGGTGGCCTGGCTTCGTGATAACCAGATGGAGCCCATCAGAAGCAGTGCTCCGCCAACAAATATGGCGATATTCATTTTACTGCTTTTATACATTTGAAGCATAAATGCCAGCATGATGATCATCATGGATCCGCCCATTACCATCGTCATAAACAGGCGTTCTTCACTGAACCATGCATGGTCTAAGATTTGATAAGAGTTGGTATACATTAAGAGGTACATTGCAATCATCGCCGTAACAATCATTGCAAAAAATTTACCGTAACTGTTTCCCTTGTTATTCTCCATTTTTGATAGTCTTTTTGATTACTGAATTGAAATTATCAGAATTCAATTCTTTAAAGGAGAACAAGACCGCAATGTTCCGATATCAGGTTATAACAGCTAATTATGCGTGTTATAAACCGTTACAGTTTCGCCGTCAAAAAGAACAGATTGATAGGTTTCGTCGGATGGCATATCCATTCCCGGAGAGTTTTGCGGCATGCCGGGAACGGCAATTCCGGTCACATCTGGCCGCTCTGCTAAAAGTCGTTGAATGTCTTCCACAGGCACATGGCCTTCCACAACGTAACCGTCCACCACGGCTGTGTGGCACGAGCTGAGTTGATTGGGTACGCCATGCTCTTCTTTTACGCTGTAAACATTCATGGTTTCCTCTGTGATGACTTCAACTCCATGATCTTCCAGGTATTTTGCCCAGTTTACGCAACAACCGCAGGTGGGACTATGATACATGGTTAGCGTAACGCCTTCCATATCTACATCTGCAGTTTGGCTATTTGGGAATGGAGCGGATGATGAATTATCCTGGAACATGTAGATCCAAAACACGGTACTTGCGATGATAAATACTGCTACCAGGGAATAAAATACTTTATTGCTCATTGATAAAGATGGTTTGATTTATTCAAAATGTAACCAGAAGGTAATGGATAAATAGCTTAAATGGTTACTCCATTATTTTTTCAGTTTAAGGAAACGTGCATTGATCGCAACGATAACGGTACTTAACGACATCAGAACGGCACCAACGGCCGGGCTTAAAATAATCCCCCAGCTGTATAAAACACCTGCTGCAAGCGGAATGGTAATCACATTATAACCCGTGG
It encodes:
- a CDS encoding DUF305 domain-containing protein → MENNKGNSYGKFFAMIVTAMIAMYLLMYTNSYQILDHAWFSEERLFMTMVMGGSMMIIMLAFMLQMYKSSKMNIAIFVGGALLLMGSIWLSRSQATIDDTDYMEGMIPHHSIAILTSERAGIEDLRVQKLAKQIMDAQRKEIKEMEWLIKDIRENGIAETQAEAESRPVPKFAPTPE
- a CDS encoding DUF411 domain-containing protein, encoding MSNKVFYSLVAVFIIASTVFWIYMFQDNSSSAPFPNSQTADVDMEGVTLTMYHSPTCGCCVNWAKYLEDHGVEVITEETMNVYSVKEEHGVPNQLSSCHTAVVDGYVVEGHVPVEDIQRLLAERPDVTGIAVPGMPQNSPGMDMPSDETYQSVLFDGETVTVYNTHN